From the Gordonia bronchialis DSM 43247 genome, one window contains:
- a CDS encoding SRPBCC family protein codes for MQLEHSFSVDAPIATVWAALIDPERVAGCMPGATLTEVDGDKFTGQIKVKIGPVALVYKGVGTFIEKDEGAHRAVIEGSAKESKGQGTAKATVSMTLTDEGGTTTGTVLTDLAITGKPAQFGRGMLSDVGGKIIDQFANCLSKKLGEPEPAAAETAPAASPSEVPATPSQPEPSKPRAVPQPAEETEPLDLMAYAGGSVLKRVAPIVGAVVLGALVFVLVRRSRR; via the coding sequence ATGCAACTGGAACACAGCTTTTCGGTCGACGCGCCGATCGCCACCGTCTGGGCGGCGCTGATCGATCCGGAACGCGTCGCGGGATGTATGCCCGGCGCCACGCTCACCGAGGTCGACGGCGACAAATTCACCGGGCAGATCAAGGTGAAGATCGGTCCGGTCGCCCTGGTGTACAAGGGCGTCGGCACCTTCATCGAGAAGGACGAGGGTGCCCATCGCGCTGTGATCGAGGGCAGCGCAAAGGAATCGAAGGGTCAGGGCACAGCGAAGGCCACCGTGTCGATGACGCTCACCGACGAGGGTGGCACCACCACCGGCACCGTCCTCACCGATCTGGCGATCACCGGCAAACCGGCGCAGTTCGGCCGCGGCATGCTGTCCGACGTCGGCGGCAAGATCATCGACCAGTTCGCGAACTGCCTGTCGAAGAAGCTCGGTGAACCGGAGCCGGCCGCCGCCGAGACTGCCCCGGCGGCCTCGCCTTCCGAGGTGCCGGCGACTCCGTCGCAGCCCGAACCGTCGAAACCTCGTGCGGTGCCCCAGCCGGCCGAGGAGACCGAGCCGCTCGACCTGATGGCCTACGCCGGCGGCTCGGTGCTCAAACGTGTCGCGCCGATCGTCGGTGCGGTGGTGCTCGGCGCACTGGTGTTCGTGCTGGTGCGTCGATCACGTCGCTGA
- a CDS encoding FAD binding domain-containing protein — MIPSKFDYLAPTTLAEAVSALADAGEDAKVIAGGQSLMPVLRLRLNSPSALVDLGKIAELRGVREDGDAIVVGAMTTHHDVMTDPLVVQHAALLSDAEQTVADPQIRHRGTFGGSLAHADPAGDLSSVAVALDATMTVVGPGGQREVPAAEFFTDIFTTALEPDEILASIRIPKHTGWAAHYEKFHRIAQSWSIIAVAVTLEVDDAGGTIRDAAVGLTNMGAVPIRARAVEQALVGQRADADVIRAAAEHAAEGTDPMSDPNADSEYRTHLAKVLTRRAVVAAVGA, encoded by the coding sequence ATGATTCCGTCGAAGTTCGACTATCTCGCCCCCACCACCCTCGCCGAGGCAGTCTCCGCGCTGGCCGACGCCGGCGAGGACGCCAAGGTGATCGCCGGCGGGCAGAGCCTCATGCCGGTGCTGCGGCTGCGGCTGAACTCACCGAGCGCCCTCGTGGACCTCGGGAAGATCGCGGAGTTGCGTGGGGTACGCGAGGACGGCGACGCGATCGTCGTCGGGGCGATGACCACCCACCACGACGTGATGACCGATCCCCTCGTCGTCCAGCACGCCGCGCTGCTGTCCGACGCCGAGCAGACCGTCGCGGACCCGCAGATCCGCCACCGCGGCACATTCGGTGGATCGCTCGCCCATGCCGACCCGGCCGGTGATCTGAGTTCGGTCGCCGTCGCCCTCGACGCGACGATGACCGTCGTGGGACCGGGTGGGCAGCGCGAGGTGCCCGCGGCGGAGTTCTTCACCGACATCTTCACCACCGCATTGGAACCCGACGAGATCCTGGCCTCGATCCGCATTCCGAAGCACACCGGATGGGCGGCGCACTACGAGAAGTTCCATCGGATCGCGCAGAGCTGGTCGATCATCGCCGTCGCGGTGACCCTCGAGGTCGACGACGCCGGCGGCACGATCCGTGATGCGGCGGTCGGGCTGACCAACATGGGTGCGGTGCCGATCCGGGCGAGGGCGGTGGAACAGGCTCTCGTCGGGCAGCGTGCCGATGCCGACGTGATCCGGGCCGCGGCCGAGCATGCCGCCGAGGGCACCGACCCGATGAGCGATCCGAACGCCGACTCCGAGTACCGGACCCATCTGGCGAAGGTCCTCACCCGGCGTGCGGTCGTGGCGGCAGTGGGCGCCTGA
- a CDS encoding (2Fe-2S)-binding protein, with protein sequence MRIAVTVDGTTYEDEVEPRTLLVHHLRNQLGKVGTVIGCDTSNCGACTVLLNGHSVKSCSVLAVQADGADITTVEGLRGPDGSLHPVQEAFRDNHGLQCGYCTPGMIMSTIDLLAENPKPDEHDVREGLEGNLCRCTGYQNIVAAALDAAQRLRADASPRVERTGTSAGQDAAAPAMQETGGQQ encoded by the coding sequence ATGCGGATAGCAGTCACCGTCGACGGCACAACCTACGAGGACGAGGTGGAACCACGCACCTTGCTCGTACACCATCTACGAAATCAGCTGGGCAAGGTCGGCACCGTGATCGGTTGCGACACAAGCAATTGCGGCGCCTGCACGGTGCTGCTGAACGGCCACAGCGTGAAATCGTGCTCGGTGCTCGCCGTGCAGGCCGACGGCGCCGACATCACCACCGTCGAAGGTCTGCGTGGCCCCGACGGTTCACTGCATCCTGTGCAGGAGGCGTTTCGGGACAATCACGGACTGCAGTGCGGCTACTGCACTCCCGGCATGATCATGTCGACGATCGACCTCCTCGCCGAGAATCCGAAGCCCGACGAGCACGACGTCCGTGAGGGCCTCGAAGGCAACCTGTGCCGTTGCACCGGTTATCAGAACATCGTCGCCGCGGCCCTGGATGCGGCGCAGCGCTTGCGGGCCGACGCCTCGCCCCGGGTGGAACGCACCGGGACATCAGCCGGGCAGGACGCGGCGGCACCGGCGATGCAGGAGACGGGAGGCCAGCAATGA
- a CDS encoding xanthine dehydrogenase family protein molybdopterin-binding subunit yields the protein MTTTIEPGAAGPDSAEVGKARVRKEDEHLITGRTRWTDNLVLPGMLHIAILRSPFAHARITNIDVEAAKTMPGVVAVYTGADFADEQASLPNAMQITPDMLVPPAPSIAVDTVRFAGEAVAIVVARDPYAAHDALENIDIDYDDLPVVLDLAVAASDGADLVYPDLGTNVQAVWVFDSAEAGTGSSMDDAIRDAEVVVERTLRQQRLIPAFMEPRSVVVDPTGAQITMWSATQVPHILRLMLAMTLGIPEHKLRVIAPDVGGGFGGKLQVCPEEVLALLVARRLGKPVKYTESRSESMQAAHHGRDQIQKLTLTARRDGTVTGMKAELLADMGACLRVFTAAVPILGAFMFNSIYKFDAYHFACTNVFTNKVPTDAYRGAGRPEATFAIERMMDELATELGMDPLELREKNWIKHEEFPFTTVAGMTYDSGNYEAATAKAKELFDYDGLRAEQAERRERGDTVQLGIGVSTFTEMCGLAPSRIMGELGGGAGGWEHAAIRMLPTGKVEVVTGSSAHGQGHETAWSQIVADRLGVPFEDVEVLHGDTQSSPRGLDTYGSRSLAVGGMAVVKAAEKVVDKARPIAAHLMEAAEDDLEFAEGKFTVKGTEKAIGIADVALAVFAAHDMPEGVEPNLDSEATYDPENFSFPHGTHLCAVEVDTETGFVKIRKYVCVDDIGKVVNPLIVEGQVHGGLAQGIAQALYEDAIYDESGTLLSGSFAEYLVPGSPDLPHFITDRTETPATGNALGVKGVGEAGTIASTPAVVNAVLDAVRHLGVRDIEMPCSPMRVWKAIASAQTASGGAQ from the coding sequence ATGACCACCACCATCGAACCGGGTGCCGCCGGACCGGATTCCGCCGAAGTCGGCAAGGCCCGGGTCCGCAAGGAGGACGAGCACCTCATCACCGGCCGCACCCGCTGGACCGACAATCTGGTGTTGCCCGGCATGCTGCACATCGCGATCCTGCGCAGCCCCTTCGCACATGCGCGGATCACCAACATCGACGTCGAAGCCGCCAAGACGATGCCCGGCGTCGTCGCGGTCTACACCGGTGCCGACTTCGCCGACGAGCAGGCCAGCCTGCCGAATGCCATGCAGATCACCCCCGACATGCTGGTCCCGCCCGCACCGTCGATCGCGGTGGACACCGTGCGGTTCGCGGGTGAGGCGGTCGCCATCGTCGTCGCCCGAGACCCGTACGCCGCCCACGACGCACTCGAGAACATCGATATCGACTACGACGATCTGCCCGTCGTCCTCGATCTCGCGGTCGCCGCGAGTGATGGCGCCGACCTCGTGTATCCCGACCTGGGAACCAATGTGCAGGCCGTGTGGGTATTCGACTCCGCCGAGGCGGGCACCGGCAGCAGCATGGACGACGCGATCCGCGACGCCGAGGTCGTCGTCGAGCGCACTCTGCGCCAGCAGCGTCTGATCCCGGCGTTCATGGAACCGCGGTCGGTGGTCGTCGACCCGACCGGCGCACAGATCACCATGTGGTCGGCCACCCAGGTGCCGCACATCCTGCGTCTCATGCTGGCGATGACACTCGGCATCCCGGAGCACAAACTGCGGGTGATCGCACCCGACGTCGGCGGCGGTTTCGGCGGCAAGCTGCAGGTCTGTCCGGAAGAGGTGCTCGCGCTGCTGGTCGCGCGTCGGCTCGGCAAGCCGGTCAAGTACACCGAGTCGCGCAGCGAGTCGATGCAGGCTGCCCACCATGGTCGCGACCAGATCCAGAAGCTGACGCTCACCGCGCGCCGCGACGGCACCGTCACCGGCATGAAGGCCGAACTGCTCGCCGACATGGGCGCATGTCTGCGGGTGTTCACCGCCGCGGTCCCGATCCTCGGCGCCTTCATGTTCAACAGCATCTACAAGTTCGACGCCTATCACTTCGCCTGCACCAACGTGTTCACCAACAAGGTGCCCACCGACGCGTATCGGGGTGCCGGGCGTCCCGAGGCGACCTTCGCGATCGAGCGGATGATGGACGAACTCGCCACCGAGCTCGGGATGGATCCGCTCGAACTGCGGGAGAAGAACTGGATCAAGCACGAGGAGTTCCCGTTCACCACGGTCGCCGGGATGACCTACGACTCGGGTAACTACGAGGCCGCGACAGCCAAGGCCAAGGAACTGTTCGACTACGACGGATTGCGCGCCGAGCAGGCGGAGCGGCGAGAACGCGGTGACACCGTGCAACTCGGGATCGGCGTGTCCACCTTCACCGAAATGTGCGGCCTCGCGCCGTCACGCATCATGGGTGAGCTCGGCGGCGGCGCGGGCGGTTGGGAGCACGCGGCGATCCGGATGCTGCCGACCGGCAAGGTCGAGGTCGTCACCGGCAGTTCGGCGCACGGCCAGGGTCACGAGACGGCGTGGAGCCAGATCGTGGCCGATCGGCTCGGAGTTCCCTTCGAGGACGTCGAGGTGCTCCACGGCGACACCCAGTCATCGCCCCGCGGGCTGGACACCTACGGGTCGCGTTCGCTGGCGGTCGGCGGTATGGCGGTCGTCAAGGCCGCCGAGAAGGTGGTGGACAAGGCCCGCCCGATCGCCGCTCATCTGATGGAGGCGGCCGAGGACGACCTCGAGTTCGCCGAGGGCAAGTTCACGGTCAAGGGCACCGAGAAGGCCATCGGCATCGCCGACGTCGCCCTGGCGGTTTTCGCCGCCCACGACATGCCCGAAGGCGTTGAGCCGAACCTCGATTCGGAAGCGACCTACGATCCGGAGAACTTCTCGTTCCCGCACGGCACCCACCTGTGCGCCGTCGAGGTGGACACCGAGACCGGATTCGTGAAGATCCGCAAGTACGTATGCGTCGACGACATCGGCAAGGTCGTCAACCCGCTGATCGTGGAGGGGCAGGTGCACGGCGGTCTCGCGCAGGGTATCGCGCAGGCTCTCTACGAGGACGCGATCTACGACGAGTCGGGCACCTTGCTCTCGGGGTCGTTCGCCGAGTACCTGGTACCTGGCTCGCCCGACCTGCCGCACTTCATCACCGACCGCACCGAGACACCCGCGACCGGAAATGCGCTGGGCGTCAAAGGAGTTGGTGAGGCAGGCACCATCGCCTCGACGCCGGCGGTGGTCAACGCGGTGCTCGACGCGGTGCGCCACCTCGGTGTGCGCGACATCGAGATGCCCTGCAGTCCCATGCGGGTGTGGAAGGCCATCGCATCCGCCCAGACCGCATCGGGAGGTGCGCAATGA